Genomic window (Marinobacter szutsaonensis):
GGAAAAGAATGCCGTGGTCATACGTCTCTCAGTGTCCCGGATATGCTTGTATTTTCATCAATGTTATCAGGGAAAACCGCAGTCCGTCGTATTTCTTTGGTCTTATAGGAGTGATAGCCGTTTTACATCAATACCGGAAGGCCTAAGATAAGGTGTACACAGATAAGTAACCTGTTTTATTGACGTTATCACCTGAACCGGCCCGGCGGGGGCTGGTCTGAGGAGACCGCCTTGAGCACCCGTTACCTGGAAAGTCTTTTCAACCCCAGCTCCATTGTCGTGATCGGTGCCTCCGAGCGCGCCGACAACCTGGGTGGTATGGTCCTGCGGAACCTTCTCGGTGGCGGCTATCCCACGGAAAAGCTGCTGGTGATCAACCAGAGTGGCTACGACAACGTCCACGGCGTGCCTTGCGTGCCCAAGGTGGCGAAGATGGACTTCTCGCCGGACCTTGCCATTATCTGTACCCCGCCCGATACCGTCGCGAAAGCCATCAAACGCCTGGGCGAGGCTGGGGTTCGAACCGCCATCGTGATGACCGGTGGTATGTCCCGGACCCACAGTAAGACCGGGCAGCCGCTGATGTACTCTGTGCGTGAAGCCGCCAAGGAGACCGGCATCCGTGTGCTGGGGCCGAACACCATCGGCCTGATGGTACCGGCCCGGAGCCTGAACGCCACGTACGCCCACATGGGCGCCATTCCCGGGCGGGTGGCCTTTGTGGGCCAGAGCGGCACTATTGCCAGTTCGGTACTGGACTGGGCCTTTGCCCGGGGCGTGGGGTTTTCCTATTTCCTGACCCTGGGCGATGGTATGGACATCGATCACGACGACCTGATCGATTACCTGGCCCAGGACACCCAGACCCGCGCCATCCTGCTGCACATCGAGAACGTCCCCAACCCCCGGCGCTTCATGTCGGCGGTGCGGGTGGCGTCCCGTACCAAACCGGTGATCGCAGTGAAGTCCGGCCGGGTGCCCGAATCCGAATGGTTCCATCATGAATTGCCTGCCGGCCTCAAACGCAGTGATCCTATCTACGATGCCATGCTGCAGCGGGCCGGTGTGCTGCGGGTGGATGGCCTGGGGCAGATGTTCGACGCCCTGGAAACCCTGACCCGCATGCGCCCGTTGCGCCGGGAGTCCCTGGCGATCATGGCCAACGGGGTCGGCCCGGGGGTGCTGGCGGTGGACCGGCTGGCGGACCTGGGCGGCGAGCTGGCGGAGCTGTCGGAGCAGAGTATTGAAGCCCTGGCCGAACTGTTGCCCCCGTACTGGACCCGCAAGAACCCCATCGACCTGAACTACGATGCCTCTCCCGAGCTTTACGCCCAGGCCATCAAGATCCTGGCCAAGGATCCGGAAGTGGCCAATGTGCTGGTGATGTACGCGCCCAGTCTGACCGAGGACAGCCTGCAGATCGCCGATGCCGTGGTGCAGGCCTCGAAGGGCACACGCCTGAACGTGTTCACCTGTTGGCTCGGCCAGAGCACGGTGATGGAGTCGCGGGAGGAATTCTACCGGGCTGGGATACCGTCCTTCTTCAATCCGGAGAAGGCGGTGATGGCGTTCATGCAGCATGTCCGGCACCAGCGCGTGCAGCGTCTGCTGACCGAGACCCCGGAGTCTTTCACCGACCATTTCGCCGACCGGACCCGGCCCCGCCGCCTCGTGGCCAATGCCCTGCGTTCAGGGCGGAAGCATCTCTCCAACCGGGAAGCCCGGGACGTCATCCGAGATTACGGCATCAATACCATCGACACCATTTACTGCGACGACATCGAGGAGGTGCTGGAAGCCTTCGCGGTGGAGCGCCGGCCGGTGGACATTACCATTGTGCATGAGCAGGCCTGCCACCCGTTCCTGGACCTGAGCCCGACCCAGCGCCGCTACAAGGGCACGGTGAAGAAGCTTAACAGCGAGGCGGCGATCATGGATTCCTGCCGCTTCCTGATGGAGGAATACCAGGAGCATTTCCCGAACAGTGGATTCCTGGGTTTTGCGGTCCAGCGCTCCTACCAGCATGTGGGCGGGGTGGAATTCAGCGTGGGCATTACCCGGGATTCCGAGTTCGGGCCGCTGGTGGTGTGCGGGGCCTCGGGCGCCCAGATCAATGTGATGACCGACCGCCAGATTGCGCTGCCGCCGCTGAACATGGTGCTGGCCCGTGAGCTGCTGCGGCGCACCTACATGTACAAGCTCCTGAAGGAGCACAGCCTCAAGCCGGAGGAGGACATCCGGGCGGTGTCCGAAACCCTGGTGACCCTGTCCCAGATCGTGATCGATATTCCCGAGATCAAGGGGCTGGAGATCTCGCCGCTGCTGTTCAATGAGAGCGGGGCGGTGGCGGTCAACATCGCCATCAATCTCGATGACACACCGACCAGACCGATTATCCAGCCCTATCCCCGGGAGCTGGAGGAGTGGATTGTGCTGCCCAAATCCGGCCGCCGGGTCATCATCCGGCCGGTGCTGGCGGAGGATGAGCCGGCGCACCGGGAGTTTCATGAGCACCAGTCGCCGGAATCGATCCGCTACCGGTTCTTCCAGTACCGCAAGCACTTCTCCCGGGAAGACGTGGCCCAGATGGTGCAGATCGACTACGACCGGGAGATGGTGTTCATCGCCAATGCGCCCCGGGAAGATGGCGAAGGCGAGGAAACCCTGGGCACCGTGCGTACCTGGACCGACGCCGACAACCTGCGCTGCGAGTTTGCGGTGATGGTGGATGACAAGATGAAGGGCGAAGGGTTGGGCGTGGCGCTGATGCAGAAGATGATCGATTACTGCCGGGCCCGCGGCACCGTGGAGATGATCGGCAACGTGCTGCCGGATAACCGGCCGATGCTGCAGCTGGCGGAGCATCTCGGTTTCGAGATCAAGTACAACACCGAGGAAGAGGTGATGGATCTTCGGCTGGTGCTGAACGAGCCGGAGAAGGATTGGCAGAAGGAGCGGCTGAAGAAGCGCGGGGCGCATTTGTAGCCGGGGGCCGCCAAGATGGGGTCAGAAGAACGAGTTCTTCAGACCCCTGTGCCGAAGTTCGCTTACAGCACAGGGGTCTGATGAAAGCCTTCATCTGACCCCAACTTCAAGTTCACGTCTGCCTCAGAGGTTTCGTCCAAGACGGGGTCAGAAGAACGAGTTCTTCTGACCCCATTTTCACTCTTCGACAATCGCCGAGCGGTCTTCGCCGCCGAGCGCTTCCAGCAACCCAGGAATCATCCGCGACAGCTCCAGTGTCATCAGGCTGAAGGCGGCGTCAAACTTGGCCACGGCATCATCGGCGTCAACGTCATCCAGCTGCTCCTGCAGGGTCTCGCCGAACTTGAGGCGGCGGATGCCCAGTTCTTCGTCCAGCACGAAGGAGACGTTGTCGTCCCAGGTCACGGCAAGCTTGGTGACCTGCATGCCGGCCTCCAGGTGGTTGCGGATTTCGTCGGCTTTCAGGTCGAGTCCCTTGCAGCGCACCACGCCGCCGTCTTCGGAGGGATCTTTCAGCTCACACTCGCTGCCCAGGGCAATGCTCGCCGGCAGGTCGATGGATTCGTTCAGCCAGCCGGTAAAAGTGAAAGCCGGTGACTGCTCGACCGCCGGCGGGCGCACCGGCAGGGAACCCAGGCTCTTGCGCAGGGTCGAGGCCAGATCCTCCGCCTGCTTGGCAGAGCCGGCATCCACCACCAGAACACCGTCCTGGGGTGCCAGGTAGGCGTAGCAACGACGGTTCTTGGAAAAGGCCTGGGGCAGCATTTCCAGCATCACCTGTTCCTTGATTTCGTCTTTTTCCTTGCGGCGGACCTTACGACCCTGCTCGATCTCGATAGCCTCGGCCCGCTCTTCCACGGCTTCCTTCACCACCGGGCCCGGCAGGATCTTCTCTTCCTTGCGCAGGGAGATCAGGTGATAGCCGTTGGCGCTGTGCACCAATTGCTCACCATGCTTGCCCAACGGTGCCACCCAGCCCTGCCGGCTGGTTTCCTGGGGGCCGCAGGGTTTGAAGGCGTCGGCCTGGAGCTTCTCTTCCAGCTCTTCCGGGGAAATATCGAACGGCTTGGTGAAACGGAATACACGGGCATTACGAAACCACATCAGGTTCGGTCCTTGCTCTTGATTTTAATCGGTGATGGTTCGAAAAGGGGGAAAGGATGATACGGCCACCGGGCGGCGGCCGTAAAGTGACGGGTATCACGCTATATTTGCATGATCTCGACCAGCACCGTCTTGACGATAAAACCGACCACGCCGGCGCCAAGTACGGTAAACAGGGCAATGGTACCAAACTTGCCAGCCTGGGATTTCTTGGCAAGGTCCCAGACGATGAAACCCATCCAGATAATCAGGCCGGTCAGAAACACCAGCATGGCGATCTGGGAAAAGACTGCTTCGTTCATTGATGACTCCGATAACAACTGAAATTACTGTTCGTCGCGCAGGAAAACCCAGTTGTTCTTGTCGGACTGGTCTTCGCTGAAATAGTAGCCTTCGAGGTTGAAACCCTTCAGGTCGTCGGCCTGGGTGATGCGGTTCTGGATTGCATAGCGGCACATCAGGCCGCGGGCTTTCTTGGCGTAGAAACTGATCATCTTGTACTGGCCGTTCTTCCAGTCCTTGAACTGGGGCGTAACCAGCCGGCCATCGAGATCTTTCTTCTTCACACTCTTGAAGTATTCGTTGGACGCCAGGTTCACCAGTACGCCGTCATCCTCGGCCAGCAGGCGATTGATCTCCTCGGTGATCTTGTTGCCCCAGAAGGCATAGAGATCCTTGCCACGTTTGTTTTCGAACCTGGTGCCCATCTCCAGCCGGTAGGGCTGCATCAGGTCCAGCGGCCGCAGGATGCCATACAAGCCGGAGAGCATGCGCAGGTGTTCCTGGGCGAAGGCAAAGTCCTCCTCGCTGAAGCTCTCGGCGTCCAGTCCGGTATACACGTCACCCTTGAACGCCAGCACGGCCTGCCGGGCATTTTCTGGGGTGAACGGCGTGTGCCAGGTGCGGAACCGCTCGGCGTTGAGCTGGCCCAGCTTGTCGCTGATGCTCATCAGGTTGCTGACCTGGTGTGGCTCCAGTTCCTTGAGCTGGTCAATCAGTTCGCAGGCATCGTCCAGGAAGTCCGGCTGGGTATAGCTTTCCGTTGCCAGCGGGCTCTCGTAGTCCAACGTCTTGGCAGGGGAGATAACCATCAACATGTCAGGAAATCCTCATTGCAGAAAGGTCAGTAACTGGTCCCTGGTAAACGGCCAGTCCAGCTCCGCACCGGTGTCGTTACGGCGCAGCACCGGAATGCGGGTACCGTAACGCTCTACCAGCTCTTCAGACTGGGCAATGTCCACCACGTCCACCGGAATCGGTTCCGGCATCGGCGTGTTCACCAGCAGGGCTTCCGCCAGTTCGCACAGGTGGCACTCGGAGGTGGTGTAAAAGTAAAGTTCCATTATTTTTTGGGCTGCGCGTCCAGTTGTTGGCCGTTGACGCCCTGACTGTCCTTGCCCATCAGGTACAGGTAAATGGGCATCAGGTCTTCCGGCGCCGGGTTTTGCTGCGGGTTTTCCGCGGGGTAGGCTTTGGCGCGCATATTGGTCCGGGTGGCACCCGGGTTCAGGCTGTTGACGCGGATGTTGTGGCGCTCGTCGTCCAGCTCATCGGCCAGCAGCTGGCTCAGACCCTCAACGGCGAACTTGGAGACGGCGTAGGCGCCCCAGTAGGCCTTGGCCTTCCGGCCCACGCCGGAAGAGGTGAAAACCACCGAGGCGTCATCGGATTTGCGGAGCAGGGGAATCATCGCACGGCTCAGCAGGAACGGCGCCGTGGCGTTCACGTGCATCACCTTATTCCACATTTCCGGATCGTACAGTTCGACCGGGCTCCGGTTGCCGAGGATAGCGGCGTTATGGAGCAAGCCATCGAGACGACCAAAATTGTCCTCTATGGTCATCGCCAGCTCTTCGTATTCCTTCACCGCAGCACCCTCGAAATTCATCGGGACGATGGCTGGCTTGGGGTGGCCGGCGGCTTCAATTTCGTCGTAGACCTCTTCAAGTTTCGACACGGTCCGACCCAACAGTATGACGGTGGCGCCGTGGGCAGCATAGGCTTTGGCGGCAGCGCGTCCGATTCCGCTGCCGGCACCCGTCACCATCACGATGCGGTCCTGCAGAAGATCGGCGGGTGCTTGGTAATCTTGCATAACCTGTCTCCGTTTCAGGTTGTTGCCGGTCTGTATGCCGGATACGGATTCATTTGAGGCGCTATTGTAACAGCTTTGCCAGATCGCTGACGGTATTGGCTATGAGGTCGGCTTGCCATAAATCAACCGTTTCCGGCTCCTCGATGTAACCGTAACGTACGGCAATGGTTCGCATACCGGCATTACGACCAGCCTCGATATCCCGCTCATGGTCGCCCACGTAAATGGCGGTTTCCGGCTGTGCTCCAATTTGCGTACAGGCCAGGAACAGGGCTTCCGGATGGGGTTTGCGCTGGGCTACATGGTCCGGACACACCACCGCGGCGCAGCGTTGGGCCAGGCCCAGGGCTTCCACCAGGGGAGCGGCAAAGCGCACCGGCTTGTTGGTGACAATGCCCCAGGGAATGTCCCTCTCTTCGAGGCTCCGCAGGAGTTCATCCATCCCCTCGAACAGGGTGGTCTCGACTGCGACGCCGGCTTCGTAGAGGTCCAGGAAGGCGGTGTGCTTTTCGGTGTAATCCGGATGCTCCGATTCCAGGCCGAAGCCCACCCGTATCATGGCCCGGGCGCCGTTGGAGACGGAACGTCGGATCTGCTCCGGCGGCAGTGGCGCGAGACCGTGTTGTTCCCGCAACTGGTTCAGGCAGCGGATGAAATCCGGCGCGGTATCGATCAGGGTGCCGTCGAGATCGAACAACACCACGGAAGGCTTTGGATCAGTCGTCACGGGAATCCCTGGCGTGCATGAGGTAGTTCACGTCCACGTCCCGGCCGAGTTTGTAGACCTTGGTGATCGGGTTGTAGGTCATGCCGGTCAGTTCCTGGACTTCCAGGCCGGCGTGGCGCAGGTGGTCGGACATTTCCGAGGGGCGAATGAACTTCTTCCACTCGTGGGTGCCCTTGGGCAGCATGTTCAGCACATACTCGGCGCCAACGATGGCAAACAGGAAAGACTTCGGGTTCCGGTTGATGGTGGACACGAACAGGTGCCCGCCTGGCTTGAGCATGGCAGCGCAGGCCCGGATCACCGAGGCCGGGTCCGGCACGTGTTCGAGCATCTCCAGGCAGGTGACCACGTCATACTGTCCGGCCTGGTCCGCGTCACGGGCCAGGTCTTCGACCGTGGTTTGCCGGTAGTCCACCTGGATGCCGCTTTCCAGGCCGTGGAGTTTGGCCACGGACAGCGGCGCTTCGCCCATGTCGATACCGGTGACGTGGGCCCCGCGCTGGGCCATGCCTTCGGACAGCAGGCCGCCGCCACAACCTACGTCCAGCACCTTCTTGCCGGCGAGGGAGACCCGCTCGTCGATGTAGTTCAGACGCAGCGGGTTGATGTCGTGCAGCGGCTTGAACTCGCTGGAGGGATCCCACCAGCGACTGGCCAGGGCCTCGAATTTGGCAATTTCATTCCGGTCTACGTTCTGATTGGTCATGTTGGTCTCTGCCTGGAAATCGTCTGAATTCGGTTATTGGGCCTGATATTGCCGGATACGGTCACGCCAGTCATTGACCCTTAGCATGAGGTCGGCCACATCGATCCGGGTCAGTTTGCCTTCCTGTAACTGAGGTACGCCGTGAATCCAGCTATGGCTTACTGCCCGGGCGTGGTTGCTGTAAACGAGATGGGAGGCCGGGTCGTAGACCGGCTGCAGGAACGGATCGCTGAGGTCGATGGCAATGATGTCCGCCAGTTTGCCGGGTACCAGGGAGCCCAGATCGTGTTCGCGGCCGAGGGCCCGTGCACCATTGATGGTGGCCATGGCCAGGGCCTGGTGGGCGGACAGGGCCGCGGCATCACCGGCGACAGCCTTGGCGACCATGGCGGCGCTGCGGAGTTCGCCGAACAGGTCCAGATCGTTGTTGCTGGCCGCGCCGTCGGTGCCGATGGCGACATTGATGCCGTGGTCCATGAGCTTCTGCACCGGGCAGAAACCGCTGGCGAGCTTCAGATTGGATTCGGGGCAGTGAATGATATGGGCCCCGCTGGTGGTCAGCCGTTCGATGTCGGAATCATCGATTTGGGTCATATGCACGCATTGGGTGTCCGGTCCGAGTAGGCCTTTCTCCTCGATGCGCGCTGTCGGCCGCTGGCCGAATTTCTCGACGGCATCAGTCACTTCAAAGGCGGTCTCGTGCAGATGAATCTGGATCCGGGCGCCAGTGGCCTCCGACAGTGCCACCGCGTCGCCCAGGGGGCCGTCGGAAACAGTGTAAGGCGCGTGGGGGCCGATGGCGGGCGTGATGTATTCGTCGTCCTTCCAGGCCTCGATCAGATCCGCCCCCTTTCGCAGGTACTCCTCTGGCCCCGAGCCCCAGGCCGTGGGGAAGTCGATCAGCGGGAAACACACCTGCGCCCGCATGCCCACATCGTGGGCGGCCTGGGCCACGATTTCCGGGAAGAAGTACATATCGGAGAAGGTGGTGGTGCCTGTCCGCAGCATCTCGGCCATGGCCAGTTGGGTGCCGTCGGCGATGAATTGCTCGCCAATGAACTGGTGCTCTGCCGGCCAGATGTAATCGTTCAGCCAGGTCATCAGGGGCAGGTCGTCGGCCATGCCCCGGAACAGGGACATGGCGGCGTGGCCGTGCATGTTGATCAGGCCGGGCATGACCACGTGATCGGGCAGATCAATGGTTTCCCTGGTCCGGTAATCACGGTCCGCCTCGTCCTGAGGGAGCAGGGCCAGGATTCGGGAGCCCTGAAGGATGAGGGCGTGGTTCTCCAGGATGACGCCGGCGGGTTCGATGGGAATCACCCATCTGGCATTGATTCGGATATCGGCCGCGGTGGTGATGGTTTCTGCCGTCATTGACCTGCCTTACAGCGTTGGGCGCAGCCTGTGCGCTCCGGAATGAAATGTAGCCCGAAAGTATAACCAGTGGCTGCGGCAAGGACTACCCGGGGGCTTGTTTAATGCGATGGTTGGTACCAACTTGGATAGAGGGGCAAGATTTTCGGAGTGCTTCCCCGGCTATCACCGCTATACTGCGGGCTTTTGAAGGACTGACACGGAGACGTTTATGGCGAATGAATTCCGTCCGGATGAACGCAACATCGGTACCGTGGCCATGCGCTGGCACGGGCACTCCCTGGAATTACTGGATCAGCGGTTGCTGCCAACGGAGGAACACTGGATTACCTCGGAAGGCGCTTCGGGCGTTGCCCAGTGTATCCGGGACATGGTGGTCCGGGGCGCCCCGGCGATCGGTATCAGCGCCGCCTACGGCGTTGCCCTGGCAGCTCGTCATGCAGGTGGCGGCGACTGGAAGGCGGAGATCCGGCAGGCCATCCGCGAGCTGGCGGAATCCCGGCCGACAGCGGTGAACCTGTTCTGGGCGTTGCAGCGGATGGAGAGGGTGTTCCACGAGTGCCATTCCCTGGATGAGGCCGTCAAACGCCTGGCCGCAGAGGCCCAAAGCATCCACGAGGAAGACCTGGAAGCCAATTTCGCCATGGCGGATCATGCCCTGGAATTCATGAACCCGGACAAGCCGATATCGGTGCTGACCCACTGCAATACCGGGGCTCTGGCCACCGGTGGCTATGGCACTGCCCTGGGCGTCATCCGCCGGCTGCACGAGAAAAAGCTGCTCCGGAGTGTTTATGCCGATGAAACCCGGCCCTGGTTGCAGGGTAGCCGGCTGACAGCATGGGAGCTGTCTCGGGATGGCATTCCGGTGACCCTCAATGCCGACGGGGCAGCTGCTGCCATCCTGGCCAGCGGCAAGGTGAAATGGATCGTGGTGGGCGCAGACCGGATTACCGCCAACGGTGACGTCGCCAACAAGATTGGTACATACAGCCTCGCGGTATTGGCCCGCCACCACAAGGTCGGATTCATGGTGGTGGCGCCTTCCAGTACGGTAGATATGTCCCTGGCTTCCGGCCGCGATATTCCTATCGAGGAGCGGGACGGCACCGAAGTGCGAGAGATACGGGGCATTCCGTTGGCGCCGCCGGGTGTGCAGGTATTCAATCCGGTGTTTGATGTGACGCCGGCCAGTCTGATCGACGCCATCGTTACCGAGAAAGGCGTCATCCACAATCCCAACATCACCGGGATGCGTGCCTTATTTGGTTGAGGTGTCGTCCTTGCCCTCGTAGTGGGCTTTCAGTCTACGGACTTCCTGCTCCTGTTCCTCCACGAAGTGCAGGGACATCTCGAAGCTCTGGCGGGTGAATTCCAGTACCCGCCGGAAGCCTTCATCGGACAGGTTCCGGGCGTCATCGTGGCGCCGGAAGATATTGATGAATTCCCGCTCCCGTTCAAACTGCAGTGGCAGTCTGCCCACACCCCAATCGTTCAGTATCTTCCAGACTTCCGGGTTGTAGTTCCGGGTGGTGCGCATGATAAAGGGAATAGGATCGTTGCGGGCGATCAGTGCCGCCAGTCGCAGGATCAGTTCGAAGGAGAGGGTGGACGTGCCGTTCTCGATGGCCTCGAGCACCGATTTGTCCTTGAGATTGAGCGCCTCGCTCATCTCAGTCAGCGTAAGCCCTGCCACCTCCCGGATATCCTTCAGCGACTGGCCGGCGATCAGCATGGCTCGTAGCTGCTCCTGGGAGTTGATCAGGGCGCGACCGAATCGCAGTGAGGTATCGGTGGCCCGGGCACCGAAGCGAAGGGCAGAGCCGGTAAGCTGGTAGATCCGGTCCACCAGACCCTCCGGGGCTTTTTCCGGTGCGCCGGAGGTCTCGATGGCCTCCACTTTCTCCATGGATTTCATGGCGTGGAGGGCGTCCAGCAGCATGTCGCGAATTTCCCTCGCATTCTGCTGGCTGATTTTCGACTCTTCCTTCCTGGAGGTCATAAAAACGGGCCGTTGGTTTACTGGGCCGGTGCCTGGACCGCAAAGTGCCGGCGCTGCAGGATAGAAGCCATCTGTTGGTCCAGCTCCAGCATGTCCGCCATGATGTGGCCGCCTTCCCGGATCACGAAGTCCAGTTCCTCATCGGTGGTATCCAGATCGGCAGCCTGGGCATCCTGCCAGTCCTCCAGGGCCTCCAGGGAGTCGAAAGGTTCTTCACCGCGCAGCTCCCGGCGGGCGTTGGCAATGGTCAGACGGGTACGCTCGATCTGTTCGTGCTGGGTCTTGCGTTCGTCGAAGTTCAGGCTGACGGTTTCCAGTTGCCGCTGCTTTTCAAGGAATTCAATTTCCCGCTGGAGCAGCTTGAACTCGGGGTTGGTGTCGAACCGGGATTCGTGGCGTTTACGCAGTTCACCGATGATCCCGCTGAAATCAAAATAGCGGGTATGGGGGACCGCCTCGATCTGATCCCAGGGCAGAGCATGGTCCAGGGCGTCTTCGCCGATCCGGGTCTTGTCGACCCGGGAAGGGATCTCGATATCGGGGATCACGCCCTTGTGCTGGGTCGAGCCGCCGGATACCCGATAGAACTTGGACTGGGTGATTTTCAGCTGACCGTGATTCAGCGGGCGAACCGCCTGCACGGTACCTTTACCAAAGGTCTGCGAGCCCACCACGAGCCCGCGGCCATAGTCCTGGATGGCGCCGGCGAAAATCTCCGATGCTGAGGCGCTCATGCGGTTGACCAGTACGACCAGCGGGCCGTCATAGGCAACCGAGGGATCCTCGTCGTTGAGAACCTGGACATCGTTGTTGGCGTTTCGGATCTGCACTGTGGGGCCCTTGTCGATAAACAGGCCAACCAGGTCGTTGGCTTCGTGCAGCGCGCCACCGCCGTTGTTACGCAGGTCAACCACCAGGCCGTCGACACCGTCTTCCTGCAGTTCCCCGATGAGTTTGCGTACATCCCGGGTGGTGCTCTTGTAGTTCGGATCGCCGGCCTGCATGGCCTGAAAATCGGCATAGAAGGTGGGGATGGTGATCACGCCCACCTTGTAATCCTCGCCGCCACGCTCAAGTTCGATCACATCCTTGCTGGCGCTTTGCTCCTCGAGTTTTACCTCGTCGCGCTTGATGGCGATGCTCTTGGTGACAGTTTCATCCGACGCGTTGGCGGGAATGACCTCCAGAGTTACTACAGAATCCCGGGGCCCGCGAATCAGGTCCACCACTTCATCCAGGCGCCAGCCAATCACGTTAATGGTTTTCTCGCCTTCCTGACCAACGCCGACAATGCGGTCGGCCGGCTGCAGCTGGCCCTGCTTGGATGCGGGCCCGCCGGGTACCAGGCGAACCACCTTGGTGAACTCGTTATCCGATTGCAGCACCGCGC
Coding sequences:
- a CDS encoding YciK family oxidoreductase encodes the protein MQDYQAPADLLQDRIVMVTGAGSGIGRAAAKAYAAHGATVILLGRTVSKLEEVYDEIEAAGHPKPAIVPMNFEGAAVKEYEELAMTIEDNFGRLDGLLHNAAILGNRSPVELYDPEMWNKVMHVNATAPFLLSRAMIPLLRKSDDASVVFTSSGVGRKAKAYWGAYAVSKFAVEGLSQLLADELDDERHNIRVNSLNPGATRTNMRAKAYPAENPQQNPAPEDLMPIYLYLMGKDSQGVNGQQLDAQPKK
- a CDS encoding GNAT family N-acetyltransferase; protein product: MSTRYLESLFNPSSIVVIGASERADNLGGMVLRNLLGGGYPTEKLLVINQSGYDNVHGVPCVPKVAKMDFSPDLAIICTPPDTVAKAIKRLGEAGVRTAIVMTGGMSRTHSKTGQPLMYSVREAAKETGIRVLGPNTIGLMVPARSLNATYAHMGAIPGRVAFVGQSGTIASSVLDWAFARGVGFSYFLTLGDGMDIDHDDLIDYLAQDTQTRAILLHIENVPNPRRFMSAVRVASRTKPVIAVKSGRVPESEWFHHELPAGLKRSDPIYDAMLQRAGVLRVDGLGQMFDALETLTRMRPLRRESLAIMANGVGPGVLAVDRLADLGGELAELSEQSIEALAELLPPYWTRKNPIDLNYDASPELYAQAIKILAKDPEVANVLVMYAPSLTEDSLQIADAVVQASKGTRLNVFTCWLGQSTVMESREEFYRAGIPSFFNPEKAVMAFMQHVRHQRVQRLLTETPESFTDHFADRTRPRRLVANALRSGRKHLSNREARDVIRDYGINTIDTIYCDDIEEVLEAFAVERRPVDITIVHEQACHPFLDLSPTQRRYKGTVKKLNSEAAIMDSCRFLMEEYQEHFPNSGFLGFAVQRSYQHVGGVEFSVGITRDSEFGPLVVCGASGAQINVMTDRQIALPPLNMVLARELLRRTYMYKLLKEHSLKPEEDIRAVSETLVTLSQIVIDIPEIKGLEISPLLFNESGAVAVNIAINLDDTPTRPIIQPYPRELEEWIVLPKSGRRVIIRPVLAEDEPAHREFHEHQSPESIRYRFFQYRKHFSREDVAQMVQIDYDREMVFIANAPREDGEGEETLGTVRTWTDADNLRCEFAVMVDDKMKGEGLGVALMQKMIDYCRARGTVEMIGNVLPDNRPMLQLAEHLGFEIKYNTEEEVMDLRLVLNEPEKDWQKERLKKRGAHL
- the yaaA gene encoding peroxide stress protein YaaA, which gives rise to MLMVISPAKTLDYESPLATESYTQPDFLDDACELIDQLKELEPHQVSNLMSISDKLGQLNAERFRTWHTPFTPENARQAVLAFKGDVYTGLDAESFSEEDFAFAQEHLRMLSGLYGILRPLDLMQPYRLEMGTRFENKRGKDLYAFWGNKITEEINRLLAEDDGVLVNLASNEYFKSVKKKDLDGRLVTPQFKDWKNGQYKMISFYAKKARGLMCRYAIQNRITQADDLKGFNLEGYYFSEDQSDKNNWVFLRDEQ
- the rdgC gene encoding recombination-associated protein RdgC, which translates into the protein MWFRNARVFRFTKPFDISPEELEEKLQADAFKPCGPQETSRQGWVAPLGKHGEQLVHSANGYHLISLRKEEKILPGPVVKEAVEERAEAIEIEQGRKVRRKEKDEIKEQVMLEMLPQAFSKNRRCYAYLAPQDGVLVVDAGSAKQAEDLASTLRKSLGSLPVRPPAVEQSPAFTFTGWLNESIDLPASIALGSECELKDPSEDGGVVRCKGLDLKADEIRNHLEAGMQVTKLAVTWDDNVSFVLDEELGIRRLKFGETLQEQLDDVDADDAVAKFDAAFSLMTLELSRMIPGLLEALGGEDRSAIVEE
- a CDS encoding TRZ/ATZ family hydrolase, giving the protein MTAETITTAADIRINARWVIPIEPAGVILENHALILQGSRILALLPQDEADRDYRTRETIDLPDHVVMPGLINMHGHAAMSLFRGMADDLPLMTWLNDYIWPAEHQFIGEQFIADGTQLAMAEMLRTGTTTFSDMYFFPEIVAQAAHDVGMRAQVCFPLIDFPTAWGSGPEEYLRKGADLIEAWKDDEYITPAIGPHAPYTVSDGPLGDAVALSEATGARIQIHLHETAFEVTDAVEKFGQRPTARIEEKGLLGPDTQCVHMTQIDDSDIERLTTSGAHIIHCPESNLKLASGFCPVQKLMDHGINVAIGTDGAASNNDLDLFGELRSAAMVAKAVAGDAAALSAHQALAMATINGARALGREHDLGSLVPGKLADIIAIDLSDPFLQPVYDPASHLVYSNHARAVSHSWIHGVPQLQEGKLTRIDVADLMLRVNDWRDRIRQYQAQ
- a CDS encoding DUF2788 domain-containing protein, with product MNEAVFSQIAMLVFLTGLIIWMGFIVWDLAKKSQAGKFGTIALFTVLGAGVVGFIVKTVLVEIMQI
- a CDS encoding glutaredoxin family protein, whose product is MELYFYTTSECHLCELAEALLVNTPMPEPIPVDVVDIAQSEELVERYGTRIPVLRRNDTGAELDWPFTRDQLLTFLQ
- a CDS encoding HAD family hydrolase, with protein sequence MTTDPKPSVVLFDLDGTLIDTAPDFIRCLNQLREQHGLAPLPPEQIRRSVSNGARAMIRVGFGLESEHPDYTEKHTAFLDLYEAGVAVETTLFEGMDELLRSLEERDIPWGIVTNKPVRFAAPLVEALGLAQRCAAVVCPDHVAQRKPHPEALFLACTQIGAQPETAIYVGDHERDIEAGRNAGMRTIAVRYGYIEEPETVDLWQADLIANTVSDLAKLLQ
- the ubiG gene encoding bifunctional 2-polyprenyl-6-hydroxyphenol methylase/3-demethylubiquinol 3-O-methyltransferase UbiG, with product MTNQNVDRNEIAKFEALASRWWDPSSEFKPLHDINPLRLNYIDERVSLAGKKVLDVGCGGGLLSEGMAQRGAHVTGIDMGEAPLSVAKLHGLESGIQVDYRQTTVEDLARDADQAGQYDVVTCLEMLEHVPDPASVIRACAAMLKPGGHLFVSTINRNPKSFLFAIVGAEYVLNMLPKGTHEWKKFIRPSEMSDHLRHAGLEVQELTGMTYNPITKVYKLGRDVDVNYLMHARDSRDD